A DNA window from Scomber japonicus isolate fScoJap1 chromosome 14, fScoJap1.pri, whole genome shotgun sequence contains the following coding sequences:
- the ccnj gene encoding cyclin-J, with the protein MELEDQWWKGQLAADMYQELRYKELKLPSFKGQSPQLNFRRYFADLIAIVSNRFRLCPAARHLAVYLLDLFMDRYDVTVQQLHMVSLSCLLLASKFEDREDRVPKLDTLNNLGCMSSMNLVLTKQGLLHMELLLLETFQWNLYLPTAAHFIEYYLSIAVHEGDLHDGWPMTCMEKTKLYMDKYADYFLEVSLQDHVFLCFAPSLVAAACVAASRLILHLSPTWPPRLQCLTGYTWENLVPCAEKMLIAHDSDVKEANKQKCQQPGQPPQQQQQSQAVYHGSSQAGTVAQYLHHPSIQYPQQAPQQGLALNHRPASYLSHSSSLQAPSNTQAITTSLDPKSNIPNRAYQVSMHYTCAAPCFDR; encoded by the exons ATGGAGCTAGAGGACCAATGGTGGAAAGGACAACTAGCTGCAGACATGTACCAGGAGCTACGATACAAA GAGCTCAAGTTGCCTTCCTTCAAAGGCCAGTCACCTCAGCTCAACTTCAGAAGATACTTTGCAGACCTCATCGCCATCGTCAGCAACCGCTTCAGGTTGTGTCCTGCAGCCAGACACCTGGCAGTCTACCTGCTGGACCTCTTCATGGACCGCTATGATGTAACTGTGCAGCAGCTTCACATGGTCTCACTCTCATGTCTTCTTCTGGCCA GTAAATTTGAGGACAGGGAGGACCGGGTGCCTAAGCTGGATACTTTGAACAATCTGGGATGCATGAGCTCTATGAATCTGGTCTTGACTAAGCAGGGTTTGCTACATATGGAGCTGCTCCTGTTGGAAACCTTCCAGTGGAACCTGTACCTCCCCACAGCCGCTCACTTCATAGAGTACTACCTGTCCATCGCTGTCCACGAGGGAGATCTGCATGACGGTTGGCCTATGACTTGTATGGAGAAGACCAAACTGTACATGGACAAGtatgctgattattttctggaGGTTTCCCTGCAAG atcatgtgtttttgtgttttgcccCCTCGCTGGTGGCAGCTGCGTGTGTGGCCGCCTCTCGTCTCATCCTCCACCTGTCTCCGACGTGGCCACCCCGTCTGCAATGCCTCACAGGCTACACATGGGAGAACCTGGTCCCCTGTGCAGAGAAGATgctaat tgCACATGACAGTGATGTCAAAGAGGCCAACAAGCAGAAGTGCCAGCAGCCTGGGCagccaccacagcagcagcagcagagccaggCAGTGTACCACGGTTCAAGTCAGGCAGGCACGGTTGCCCAGTACCTGCACCACCCCAGCATCCAGTACCCCCAGCAGGCTCCTCAGCAAGGCCTGGCCCTTAACCACAGGCCTGCCTCCTACCTCAGCCACTCCAGCAGCCTGCAAGCCCCTAGCAACACTCAGGCCATCACAACCTCGCTAGATCCAAAGTCTAACATTCCCAACAGGGCTTACCAAGTCAGCATGCATTACACCTGTGCTGCCCCGTGCTTTGACAGATAA
- the LOC128373112 gene encoding zinc finger protein 518A, which yields MDLVDMCAAASAGDNKRRVKKNRVWRKRPHLRKTAVQPPTMQSEDKHGPKKIAEKREQSTACPSSKKPPQEAQQSQHRTTDSRHTLRFTCSQCKDNSEYLPKDLVRHFEENHRGSLPVFSCHMCAFNAHELSFLQVHLLSHKDTFSSCSICNDNVQRTWSELSAHLTMYHCQNGKYSCEMCQKFSTGDVGVFLEHMYSQHFGLDGANEINLLLHTKDNNQFESKTTTQSLCCQHCGYEASQKWLLVKHINAHHGSQNGYQKKKKKEEEVRSIAMKPNDPLPKIKPRLTRSAVREMCWLTQDCLSLPGREFLDKYCHLSDPQTTLEETQQFLMKSVAGETGDQKWTKALKTVLSNVPQDVNLHPKSENGIMSNSADLTVLTVKNKITVAQNGATYAKRLKMMASSEKETLSSESAADDALCIVDQNGCQSNLNDHVQTETKLNNDASMSAPNELSECTRMQENRENQELKTNRDNEEHAEPKNAHAHEDGMDIFNELKVTNESKEQTSVRKAQPKTRRKNRRRKRKRRTKKKDKGDSGVALKIVLKKNPVKEMQWVSQSSLSPSESDPMGDHGGPPDAHMSTEETAQVLENELSTEAQQKKWTKASTTDQHDPSEAITPTAQSKPGEEINPPCAAQPTGSENTVGGEPTEPEASPSTDQEKRDDAEKSRQFMETEVDRSGSSGKTCQSNGMAAAAVETCPENSQLRPSDDRHASATDGVTSQPITTPQGNSEDFNLALSLEQSVEGIRVPADPHPDLLSSSSSSSSSSTSTSNLPAGTAIQQEPSPASAQRWQPLPKNLARTLKLVAISPFQPVKRPARHQPVVVLNHPDADIPAVARIMEVVSRYRGEVRKVVLSRRTLKALAAMSGETLDANDTTDGEDDDVNPVQERFILKLKLRRLNRKKYEVVGAVSPRRDTATTTTTTTTTNFRCWFCGRGFASQEMWMLHRQRHLMEWKKPNCENA from the exons ATGGATTTGGTGGATATGTGCGCAGCTGCCTCTGCAGGAGATAATAAACGGCGTGTCAAGAAGAATAGAGTTTGGCGCAAACGGCCCCACCTCAGGAAGACTGCCGTTCAGCCCCCGACTATGCAAAGTGAAGATAAGCATGGACCAAAGAAGATAGCAGAGAAGAGGGAGCAAAGCACAGCGTGCCCTTCATCAAAGAAGCCCCCCCAGGAAGCACAACAGAGTCAACACAGGACAACTGATAGCAGGCACACACTCAGGTTCACATGCTCACAATGCAAGGACAACTCGGAATATCTTCCCAAAGACTTAGTGAGACACTTTGAGGAAAACCACAGAGGGAGCCTTCCAGTTTTTTCTTGTCACATGTGTGCTTTTAATGCACACGAGTTGTCCTTCCTTCAGGTTCATCTATTAAGCCACAAGGATACTTTTTCCAGCTGCAGCATTTGTAATGACAATGTTCAACGCACGTGGTCTGAATTGAGTGCACATCTGACAATGTATCACTGCCAAAATGgcaaatattcatgtgaaatgtgTCAGAAGTTCTCGACAGGGGACGTTGGAGTGTTTTTAGAGCACATGTACTCACAGCATTTTGGCCTGGATGGTGCTAATGAGATTAATCTATTGCTGCACACAAAAGACAATAATCAGTTTGAGTCTAAAACAACCACTCAGTCTTTATGTTGTCAGCACTGTGGCTACGAGGCATCTCAGAAATGGTTGTTGGTTAAGCACATTAATGCTCACCATGGTAGCCAGAATGGttaccagaagaagaagaagaaggaggaggaggttcgTTCCATAGCAATGAAGCCAAATGACCCTCTCCCAAAAATTAAGCCTAGATTAACAAGAAGTGCAGTTAGGGAAATGTGCTGGCTGACACAGGACTGCCTTTCTCTGCCAGGGAGAGAATTCCTGGATAAATACTGCCATCTGTCAGATCCACAAACAACACTAGAGGAGACTCAGCAGTTTTTGATGAAGTCTGTAGCGGGGGAAACCGGTGACCAGAAATGGACCAAGGCTCTTAAAACGGTTCTGTCAAATGTCCCTCAAGACGTGAACCTTCACCCGAAGTCAGAGAACGGCATCATGTCGAACTCGGCCGACCTCACCGTCCTCACGGTCAAGAACAAGATAACGGTGGCCCAGAACGGTGCCACATATGCCAAAAGGCTGAAAATGATGGCGTCATCGGAGAAGGAGACTCTTTCCTCTGAGAGCGCCGCCGATGATGCGCTCTGCATAGTCGACCAAAATGGATGTCAGTCAAATTTGAACGATCACGTACAGACTGAgacaaaactaaataatgatGCCTCCATGTCGGCCCCGAACGAGCTGTCTGAATGCACTCGGATGCAAGAAAACAGAGAGAATCAGGAATTAAAGACCAATCGAGATAATGAGGAACATGCGGAGCCTAAAAATGCACATGCCCACGAGGATGGAATGGATATCTTCAACGAGCTCAAGGTTACAAATGAGAGCAAAGAGCAGACATCCGTTCGTAAAGCTCAGCCAAAAACCAGGAGAAAGAACCGAAGGCGGAAAAGAAAGCGGAGAactaaaaagaaagacaaaggagATTCAGGTGTGGCCTTAAAGATCGTGTTGAAGAAGAATCCCGTGAAAGAGATGCAGTGGGTGTCACAAAGCTCTCTGTCTCCATCAGAAAGCGACCCGATGGGTGACCACGGTGGACCGCCAGATGCTCACATGTCAACGGAGGAGACGGCGCAGGTTCTTGAAAACGAGCTGTCGACAGAAGCGCAGCAGAAGAAATGGACCAAAGCTTCCACGACTGACCAGCACGACCCCTCTGAAGCCATTACACCCACCGCACAATCAAAGCCAGGGGAGGAGATTAATCCACCTTGCGCCGCACAGCCAACAGGGTCTGAAAACACAGTCGGAGGCGAACCCACGGAGCCCGAAGCCTCGCCGTCGACAGATCAAGAGAAGCGGGATGACGCGGAGAAGTCGAGGCAGTTCATGGAAACAGAAGTTGACAGGAGCGGTTCATCCGGAAAGACGTGCCAGTCAAACGGGATGGCAGCGGCGGCGGTGGAGACGTGCCCGGAGAACTCACAGCTCAGACCCTCCGATGACCGCCATGCATCAGCCACCGATGGAGTGACTTCCCAACCTATCACTACACCGCAGG GTAACTCCGAAGATTTCAACCTCGCTCTTTCTTTAGAGCAGAGTGTTGAAGGGATAAGAGTGCCTGCAGACCCCCACCCAGATCTCctcagcagtagcagtagcagcagtagcagcagcaccagcaccagcaacTTGCCTGCAGGGACAGCCATCCAACAAGAACCCTCACCAGCCTCGGCGCAGCGCTGGCAGCCGCTCCCGAAAAACCTGGCGAGGACCCTGAAGTTAGTAGCCATAAGTCCCTTCCAGCCGGTCAAGCGTCCAGCCAGACACCAGCCCGTCGTGGTGCTCAATCACCCGGACGCAGACATCCCAGCGGTCGCCCGGATCATGGAGGTGGTCAGCAGGTACAGAGGAGAAGTGCGGAAGGTGGTGCTGTCACGCAGGACCCTGAAGGCCCTCGCAGCCATGAGCGGAGAGACCCTCGATGCAAACGACACGACGGACGGGGAGGACGACGACGTGAACCCCGTGCAGGAGAGGTTCATCTTAAAATTGAAACTTCGCAGGCTGAACAGGAAAAAGTACGAAGTAGTCGGCGCCGTCTCCCCCAGAAGGgacaccgccaccaccaccaccaccaccaccaccaccaattTCCGTTGCTGGTTTTGCGGCAGGGGGTTCGCTAGCCAGGAAATGTGGATGCTTCATCGGCAGCGACATCTGATGGAGTGGAAAAAGCCAAACTGTGAAAACGCTTAA